One Candidatus Dormiibacterota bacterium DNA window includes the following coding sequences:
- the hslU gene encoding ATP-dependent protease ATPase subunit HslU codes for MNGTAIADPAHLTPSQIVEALDKYIVGQAKAKRAVAVALRNRYRRTRVREDLREEITPKNILMIGPTGVGKTEIARRLAGLVGAPFVKVEATKYTEVGYVGRDVESMVRDLVESSIRTVGDERRAEVKDLADKHAVDRIIDILNPETAPRAPQQPNPFAATLGSIFGSNYSQPQPPQPEPQPATPPSDAQRIREQTRGEIERGFYDVRLVEIDVEETASLPIGIMGGMDQGGGGGDIGEMLGGILPKRKSKKRVTVLEARRIFAQEEANKLIDMDAVKREALRRAAEDGIIFIDEIDKVAGREGARGGPDVSREGVQRDILPIVEGSTVTTKHGTLKTDHILFIAAGAFHMSKPSDLIPELQGRFPIRVELDSLTAEDFKTILTQPKNALVEQYKALLATENVTLDFGEDAIEQLAQFAMQVNEQSENIGARRLHTVLERLLEDVSFAAPETGGTVTIDAAFVRARLADVVENADLSGYIL; via the coding sequence ATGAACGGTACCGCGATCGCCGACCCCGCGCATCTCACGCCGAGCCAGATCGTCGAAGCGCTCGATAAATACATCGTGGGCCAAGCCAAGGCTAAGCGCGCGGTTGCCGTAGCGCTGCGCAATCGCTATCGCCGAACGCGCGTGCGCGAAGATTTGCGCGAAGAGATCACGCCGAAGAATATCCTGATGATCGGGCCGACCGGCGTCGGAAAGACCGAGATCGCGCGACGCCTCGCCGGTTTGGTCGGCGCGCCGTTCGTCAAGGTCGAAGCCACGAAATACACCGAGGTCGGTTACGTCGGCCGCGACGTCGAATCGATGGTCCGCGACTTGGTCGAATCCTCGATACGCACCGTCGGCGACGAGCGCCGCGCCGAAGTGAAGGATCTCGCCGACAAACACGCCGTCGATCGCATCATCGACATCCTCAATCCGGAGACCGCTCCGCGCGCGCCCCAGCAGCCCAACCCGTTCGCCGCAACGCTCGGTTCGATTTTCGGAAGCAATTATTCCCAACCGCAACCGCCGCAGCCGGAACCGCAGCCGGCCACGCCTCCGAGCGATGCGCAACGCATTCGCGAGCAGACGCGTGGAGAGATCGAGCGCGGCTTCTACGACGTGCGGTTGGTCGAAATCGACGTCGAGGAGACGGCGAGCCTGCCGATCGGCATCATGGGCGGCATGGATCAAGGCGGCGGTGGCGGCGACATCGGCGAGATGCTCGGCGGCATTCTGCCTAAACGTAAGAGCAAGAAGCGCGTCACGGTTCTGGAAGCGCGACGCATCTTCGCGCAAGAAGAAGCCAACAAACTCATCGATATGGACGCCGTCAAACGCGAAGCCCTGCGACGCGCGGCCGAAGACGGCATCATCTTCATCGACGAGATCGACAAGGTTGCCGGACGCGAGGGCGCGCGCGGCGGGCCGGACGTCTCCCGCGAAGGCGTGCAGCGCGACATTCTGCCGATCGTGGAAGGCTCGACGGTTACCACCAAACACGGCACGCTGAAAACCGATCACATCCTGTTCATCGCGGCGGGCGCATTTCACATGAGCAAGCCTTCGGATCTGATTCCCGAATTGCAGGGGCGCTTCCCGATTCGCGTCGAGCTGGATTCGCTGACCGCGGAGGATTTTAAAACCATCCTCACCCAGCCCAAGAACGCGCTGGTCGAACAATACAAAGCTCTGCTCGCTACCGAAAACGTGACGCTCGACTTCGGAGAAGATGCGATCGAGCAACTCGCACAGTTCGCGATGCAAGTCAACGAACAAAGCGAGAACATCGGCGCGCGTCGCCTGCATACGGTACTCGAGCGTCTGTTGGAAGACGTCAGCTTCGCCGCTCCCGAGACGGGAGGCACGGTGACGATCGACGCCGCCTTCGTCCGCGCACGCCTCGCCGACGTCGTCGAGAACGCCGATCTTTCGGGCTACATCCTCTAG
- the hslV gene encoding ATP-dependent protease subunit HslV, whose product MKIRSTTILAVRRNGALAIAGDGQVTLDKTIVKHSARKVRKIAGGKVVAGFAGSAADGITLLEKFEKKYNEFKDVTRAAVELAKDWRQDRALRRLEALLIVGTPDHLFVLSGTGDVIEPDEGIAAIGSGGPYAQAAAAALLRNTDMDASEIARKGLEIAGEICIYTNHDITVETLP is encoded by the coding sequence ATGAAAATTCGATCGACCACGATCCTCGCCGTCCGCCGGAACGGCGCGCTCGCCATCGCCGGCGACGGGCAGGTAACCCTCGACAAGACCATCGTCAAGCACAGCGCGCGCAAGGTCCGCAAGATCGCCGGCGGCAAGGTCGTGGCCGGATTCGCCGGCTCGGCCGCCGACGGTATCACGCTACTCGAAAAATTCGAGAAGAAGTACAACGAATTCAAGGACGTGACGCGAGCGGCCGTGGAGCTGGCCAAGGACTGGCGTCAGGATCGCGCGCTTCGCAGGCTCGAGGCGTTGCTGATCGTCGGGACGCCCGATCACCTGTTCGTGCTTTCGGGTACGGGTGACGTGATCGAACCGGACGAGGGCATCGCCGCGATCGGTAGCGGGGGACCGTACGCCCAGGCTGCCGCGGCCGCGCTCTTGCGCAACACCGATATGGATGCGTCCGAAATCGCGCGCAAAGGTCTGGAAATCGCCGGTGAAATCTGCATCTACACCAATCACGACATCACGGTGGAGACGCTTCCATGA
- the trmFO gene encoding methylenetetrahydrofolate--tRNA-(uracil(54)-C(5))-methyltransferase (FADH(2)-oxidizing) TrmFO has translation MPRSLTVIGGGLAGCEAAWQAAQRGIDVDLYEMRPHRSGPAHKTDRLAELVCSNSLRGAALENAVGLLKEELARLDSIVVGCAREAAVPAGGALAVDRDRFAAAVESRIAAHPRITLRREEITAIPLDRPTIVACGPLPGQALLESIDSLLARTATERGLPPAQRRLHYFDAASPIVSADSIDESVMYRKSRYEKGDGDDYVNIPLDREQYARLLHDLRTLERHQPKDFENAGAGETRYFEGCLPIEEMADRGDDVLRFGPLKPVGLRHPVTGITPHAVVQLRKENAQGTAFNLVGFQTRLSWPAQREAFGKLPGLAQAEWLRLGVMHRNTFIDAPRMLDSQLRVRGTAALYFAGQITGAEGYVEAAACGAMTGIHAARELLGLPAVEVPNGTALGAVVAHLQNTQTADFQPANVTWAPFPPLEREIRDKRVRRGAMAERALTLLAEFIRSVAP, from the coding sequence GTGCCTAGGAGCCTGACCGTGATCGGCGGCGGCCTTGCGGGCTGCGAGGCAGCGTGGCAGGCCGCGCAGCGCGGCATCGACGTCGATCTCTACGAAATGCGTCCGCATCGCAGCGGCCCCGCGCACAAGACGGATCGGCTGGCCGAATTGGTATGCAGCAATTCTCTGCGCGGCGCGGCACTCGAAAACGCGGTCGGATTGCTCAAGGAAGAGTTGGCGCGTCTGGATTCGATCGTGGTCGGTTGCGCGCGCGAGGCCGCCGTTCCGGCCGGCGGCGCGCTTGCGGTCGATCGGGACCGCTTCGCCGCCGCGGTTGAATCGCGGATCGCCGCGCACCCGCGCATCACGCTTCGCCGCGAAGAAATCACCGCGATACCGCTCGATCGCCCCACCATCGTGGCCTGCGGGCCGTTGCCGGGCCAGGCGCTGTTGGAGAGCATCGATAGCCTCCTCGCGCGCACCGCTACCGAGCGAGGCCTCCCGCCCGCGCAGCGCCGCCTGCACTACTTCGACGCGGCCTCGCCCATCGTGTCGGCGGATTCGATCGATGAAAGCGTGATGTATCGCAAATCGCGCTACGAAAAAGGCGACGGCGACGACTACGTCAACATCCCCCTCGATCGCGAGCAGTACGCGCGCCTGCTGCACGATTTACGGACGCTGGAGCGGCATCAACCGAAGGATTTCGAAAACGCCGGCGCCGGGGAGACGCGCTATTTCGAGGGCTGCCTGCCGATCGAAGAGATGGCCGACCGGGGCGACGACGTGCTCCGCTTCGGCCCGCTCAAACCGGTGGGATTGCGCCATCCGGTCACCGGTATCACGCCCCACGCCGTGGTGCAACTGCGCAAAGAAAACGCGCAGGGAACCGCATTCAATCTGGTCGGTTTCCAGACGCGCTTGAGCTGGCCGGCCCAGCGCGAAGCCTTCGGGAAGTTGCCCGGGCTCGCGCAAGCCGAGTGGTTGCGCCTTGGGGTGATGCATCGCAACACCTTCATCGATGCGCCCCGGATGCTCGATTCGCAGCTACGGGTGCGCGGAACGGCCGCGCTCTACTTCGCCGGGCAGATTACCGGGGCCGAGGGATACGTCGAAGCCGCCGCCTGCGGCGCGATGACCGGCATCCACGCCGCGCGCGAGCTCTTGGGCCTTCCCGCGGTTGAAGTGCCGAACGGAACGGCGCTGGGAGCGGTCGTCGCCCATCTGCAAAATACGCAGACTGCCGATTTCCAACCGGCCAACGTGACGTGGGCGCCCTTCCCGCCGCTCGAGCGGGAGATCCGCGATAAACGCGTTCGGCGCGGCGCGATGGCCGAACGCGCGTTGACGCTGCTCGCCGAGTTCATCCGCTCGGTTGCTCCCTGA
- the topA gene encoding type I DNA topoisomerase, producing MKKPVIIVESPTKARTIKKFLPARYVVKASVGHVRDLPKSTLGVDVDHDFTPKYLTIKGKGDIIKELKAAVKGASEVYLATDPDREGEAIAWHLAELLKLENPQRIELHEITKEAVLAALKDPHRIDQDRVNAQQARRILDRLVGYKISPLLWAKVRGGLSAGRVQSVAVRVIVDREREIAAFVAREYWSLTAQLATEREPQIVFPAELVARDGQKYEIVNKEEADIALAALESAAFVVDTIKRREVRRNAPAPFTTSTLQQEASRKLRVRVRRAMQIAQGLYEGVDLGGSEGTVGLITYMRTDSTRISDQARDAAREFITETYGEAFHGGRLHKIREGAQDAHEAIRPTSVSRTPEKVAHVLKRDELRLYTLIWERFVASQMAAAVLDQTTVEIAAANYTFRATGSIMKFPGFTKLYEEGKDDPTAAEAVSKGKERIRLPELLERDALDRRGLEPKQHFTEPPPRYTEATLVKALEENGIGRPSTYSTIVDTIQARGYVTQEERRFHPTDIGFAVNDLLAEHFKDVVDLKFTAGMEGDLDRVADGNENWVEVLRKFYGPFAAELEEAEKKLPKVEIRDEPTDEICPNCGRPMVIKTGRFGKFISCTGYPECKTTKPIVKDTGAKCPKDGGAIVERRSKKGRTFFGCANYPLCDFVSWDRVIPEPCPVCGAYVVAKNRRGGTQLLQCSADKEHDLSVLQAARGGADDAAEEPEPVGA from the coding sequence GTGAAAAAGCCCGTGATCATCGTCGAATCGCCTACCAAGGCGCGCACGATTAAAAAGTTTCTTCCGGCGCGTTACGTCGTCAAGGCCTCCGTGGGGCACGTACGCGACTTGCCGAAGAGTACGCTCGGCGTCGACGTCGATCATGACTTTACCCCGAAATACCTCACGATCAAGGGTAAAGGCGACATCATCAAAGAGCTCAAGGCGGCCGTAAAAGGCGCCAGCGAAGTCTATCTCGCCACCGACCCCGATCGGGAAGGCGAGGCCATCGCCTGGCATTTAGCCGAATTGCTCAAGCTCGAAAATCCGCAGCGTATCGAGCTGCACGAAATAACCAAAGAGGCGGTGCTCGCCGCGCTCAAGGACCCCCATCGGATCGATCAAGACCGCGTCAACGCGCAGCAAGCGCGCCGAATTTTGGACCGTTTGGTCGGATATAAAATTTCGCCGCTGCTCTGGGCGAAGGTGCGCGGCGGGCTCTCCGCCGGGCGCGTCCAGTCCGTTGCGGTACGAGTCATCGTCGACCGCGAGCGCGAGATCGCCGCGTTCGTGGCGCGCGAATACTGGTCGCTGACGGCGCAACTTGCAACCGAGCGCGAGCCGCAGATCGTTTTTCCCGCCGAGTTGGTAGCTCGCGACGGCCAGAAATACGAGATCGTTAATAAAGAAGAAGCGGATATCGCCCTGGCCGCGCTCGAAAGCGCGGCCTTCGTCGTGGATACGATCAAACGGCGCGAAGTGCGGCGCAACGCCCCGGCTCCGTTTACCACCTCAACCCTGCAGCAAGAAGCCTCGCGAAAACTCCGCGTGCGCGTTCGCCGAGCGATGCAGATCGCGCAAGGCCTCTACGAAGGTGTGGACCTGGGAGGTTCCGAGGGAACCGTCGGTCTGATTACCTACATGCGTACCGACTCGACGCGCATCAGCGACCAGGCGCGCGACGCGGCTCGCGAATTCATCACCGAGACCTACGGCGAGGCGTTTCACGGCGGCCGGCTGCACAAGATCCGCGAAGGCGCGCAGGACGCTCACGAAGCGATCCGCCCGACGTCCGTGTCGCGGACCCCGGAGAAGGTCGCGCACGTGCTCAAGCGGGACGAACTGCGGCTCTACACGCTCATCTGGGAACGTTTCGTCGCATCGCAGATGGCCGCGGCGGTTCTGGATCAGACGACGGTGGAAATCGCCGCCGCGAACTACACGTTCCGGGCCACCGGCAGCATCATGAAATTCCCGGGATTCACGAAGTTGTACGAAGAGGGCAAGGACGATCCCACCGCGGCAGAGGCCGTTTCCAAGGGTAAGGAGCGGATCCGGCTTCCCGAATTGCTGGAGCGCGATGCGCTCGATCGTCGCGGGCTCGAACCCAAGCAGCATTTCACCGAACCGCCGCCTCGCTACACCGAAGCCACGCTCGTCAAGGCGCTGGAAGAGAACGGGATCGGCCGCCCCTCGACCTATTCGACCATCGTCGATACCATCCAAGCGCGTGGTTACGTGACGCAGGAAGAGCGACGTTTTCACCCCACCGACATCGGGTTCGCGGTGAACGATCTCCTGGCCGAGCACTTCAAAGACGTCGTCGACCTCAAGTTCACCGCCGGCATGGAGGGCGACCTCGATCGCGTTGCGGACGGCAACGAAAACTGGGTCGAGGTTTTGCGCAAGTTCTACGGACCGTTCGCAGCCGAACTCGAGGAGGCTGAGAAAAAGCTTCCAAAGGTGGAGATCAGAGACGAGCCCACCGACGAGATCTGCCCGAATTGCGGACGCCCGATGGTCATCAAGACCGGACGCTTCGGCAAATTCATTTCTTGCACCGGCTATCCGGAATGTAAGACGACCAAACCGATCGTCAAAGACACCGGGGCGAAATGCCCGAAGGACGGCGGCGCGATCGTCGAGCGGCGTTCCAAAAAGGGCCGCACGTTCTTTGGATGCGCGAACTACCCGCTCTGCGACTTCGTTTCGTGGGATCGCGTGATCCCGGAACCATGCCCGGTCTGCGGTGCCTACGTGGTCGCTAAGAATCGGCGCGGCGGGACGCAACTGCTGCAGTGCTCGGCGGATAAGGAACACGATCTCTCCGTCCTGCAGGCCGCGCGCGGCGGCGCGGACGATGCGGCCGAAGAGCCCGAACCCGTCGGTGCCTAG
- a CDS encoding dipeptide ABC transporter ATP-binding protein — protein MSAQLEVKPPLVEVKGLYKYFPIHAGLFSRHVGDVKAVDGVDFSIAAGETLGLVGESGSGKTTIGRLVLRLLEQTRGEIFFNGANITNVGRTEMRHLRREIQIIFQDPFASLNPRMTVGDIVSEPLRIHNIAHGRAATDRLNELLRLVGLQPYHANRYPHEFSGGQRQRIGIARALAVDPKFIVCDEPVSALDVSIQAQVINLLEDLQSQLGLTYLFIAHDLSVVRHISTRIAVMYVGKIVELAGRDTLYERPLHPYTQALLSAIPIPDPNVEGRRKRIVLTGDIPSPVNPPSGCRFHTRCPVAFDRCSVEEPAFIEYEAGHSTACHWVQEHNGQAPNLANGPVVVSAAP, from the coding sequence ATGAGCGCGCAACTCGAAGTAAAGCCGCCGCTGGTCGAGGTCAAGGGCCTCTACAAATACTTTCCGATCCACGCGGGGCTGTTCTCGCGACACGTCGGGGACGTCAAGGCCGTTGACGGGGTGGATTTCTCGATCGCTGCCGGCGAAACGCTGGGTTTGGTCGGCGAGTCCGGCTCGGGCAAAACGACGATCGGACGGCTGGTGCTGCGCCTGCTGGAACAGACGCGGGGCGAGATCTTTTTCAACGGCGCCAACATCACCAACGTCGGCCGCACCGAGATGCGGCACCTGCGCCGCGAAATCCAGATCATTTTTCAGGATCCTTTTGCGAGCCTGAACCCGCGCATGACGGTGGGCGACATCGTCTCCGAACCGCTGCGGATTCACAACATCGCGCACGGGCGCGCCGCGACCGATCGTCTCAACGAATTGCTCCGTCTGGTCGGCTTGCAGCCGTATCATGCCAACCGCTATCCGCACGAATTCTCCGGTGGACAGCGACAGCGCATCGGGATCGCGCGAGCGCTGGCGGTCGATCCGAAGTTCATCGTCTGCGACGAGCCGGTCTCCGCGCTGGACGTTTCGATTCAGGCGCAGGTCATCAATTTGCTGGAGGATCTCCAGTCGCAGTTGGGGCTGACCTATCTCTTCATCGCGCACGATCTCTCGGTCGTCCGTCACATTTCCACGCGGATCGCGGTGATGTACGTCGGCAAGATCGTCGAGCTAGCCGGGCGCGATACGCTGTACGAGCGTCCGCTCCACCCCTACACTCAAGCGTTGCTCTCGGCGATCCCCATCCCCGACCCCAACGTTGAGGGCCGGCGCAAACGCATCGTGCTGACCGGCGATATCCCCTCGCCGGTGAACCCGCCGTCGGGTTGCCGTTTTCATACGCGCTGCCCCGTCGCATTCGATCGATGCAGCGTGGAAGAACCCGCATTTATCGAATATGAGGCGGGGCATTCGACCGCATGTCATTGGGTCCAAGAACACAACGGCCAAGCGCCGAACCTCGCGAACGGCCCCGTCGTCGTATCTGCCGCGCCTTAA